In Pseudoliparis swirei isolate HS2019 ecotype Mariana Trench chromosome 2, NWPU_hadal_v1, whole genome shotgun sequence, the following are encoded in one genomic region:
- the vtcn1 gene encoding V-set domain-containing T-cell activation inhibitor 1 isoform X1 yields the protein MATLGQIVFCSMITLIIIFGAAIILILALSFSGQLSEVKSNDVTPVANLGDDQLLSCFQNSEVKPAQFTNMAVSWEKTGLTGSVYQYSAGAPTLLDQAPQFKGRTQLFPDALLAGNASLLLRSVRPSDAGEYTCSLSSSAGSGRVKIQLQTAAYSAPAFSLESGALVAVAPRWFPKPRVAWSDFFGTVLNGSTSFVESSVGVFKVVSALRPITVGETYTCRIQNDLVTGVSKATVTAGSGVEAKTYFTFNAASSLLTSTHLSMMTSVLCIYYLT from the exons ATGGCGACCCTCGGGCAGATCGTCTTCTGCAG CATGATTACCCTCATCATCATATTCGGGGCGGCCATCATCCTCATCTTAGCCTTGTCCTTCTCAG GACAATtgtcggaggtgaagagcaACGACGTGACGCCCGTCGCCAACCTCGGAGACGACCAGCTCCTCAGCTGCTTCCAGAACTCGGAGGTCAAGCCGGCCCAGTTCACAAACATGGCGGTCTCCTGGGAGAAGACGGGCCTGACGGGCTCCGTGTACCAGTACAGCGCCGGAGCCCCGACCCTCCTGGACCAGGCCCCGCAGTTCAAAGGGCGGACGCAGCTGTTCCCCGACGCCCTGTTGGCGGGCAACGCCTCCCTGCTGCTGAGGAGCGTGAGGCCCAGCGACGCCGGCGAGTACACCTGCAGCCTGAGCTCCAGCGCGGGCAGCGGGCGGGTCAAGATCCAGCTCCAGACTGCag CCTACTCGGCCCCCGCATTTAGCCTCGAAAGCGGCGCCCTGGTGGCCGTGGCTCCCCGCTGGTTCCCCAAACCGCGCGTCGCGTGGTCGGACTTCTTCGGGACCGTCCTGAACGGGAGCACGAGCTTCGTGGAGAGCTCCGTGGGCGTTTTCAAGGTCGTCAGCGCGCTGCGGCCGATCACCGTGGGCGAAACGTACACCTGCAGGATCCAGAACGACCTGGTGACCGGCGTCTCGAAAGCCACCGTGACAG CAGGTTCTGGTGTTGAAGCGAAAACATACTTCACCTTCAACGCTGCATCGTCCCTCCTGACATCAACACACCTGAGCATGATGACCAGTGTGCTCTGCATCTATTATCTCacctag
- the trim45 gene encoding tripartite motif-containing protein 45 isoform X1, whose product MSLREDAEESKLTSGQRTGAPVNRRAVCGGCNRLYRDPKILPCLHTFCSDCISRLEPFSVCARGGSGGSGGSGGSGDAVDGHRTGVTVLCPHCDSEVDIPPSGPAGLSTDHLALDQVFLEALRAGGPLGCDLCGEGGAESRCDVCCVHLCAFCCQAHRRQKRTACHSVQRLEELKSCGRLRRPILCSLHPGQELRLFCPPCDRPVCLECAATLHRDHGGRPARDAAERHGGRIRDVVAASLRPRMERLKDALLQVDVSQDALQARVDATANEVRAFSRAYASAVEAHCRSLLQRLEELRVQRRNQLHLQRAQLQQALLDVGGGVEFAERLLSCGSDAEILAAKGVTLRRLTGLLEAGYDPRPADDAGAGISFVADEPAGEVDGYPLVGVVNATTLDPSRCTIEGEGLRRCVQGQRGHFTLVCRDSAGERVERGGEPVLVSVVHKEAKNCAVEAAVLALSDGSYRVSYTPEELGAYSVCVCVGAQHVKGSPFLLHVTRSSRRHGGTFHCCSFCSSGGAKEARCGCTGTMPGGFKGCGHSHRGHPGKPHWSCCGSTTEQSECLPPSVLRAVSPRGHLRTVEL is encoded by the exons ATGTCTCTGAGAGAAGACGCGGAGGAGTCGAAGTTGACCTCGGGGCAGCGCACCGGGGCTCCGGTGAACCGGAGGGCGGTGTGCGGCGGCTGCAACCGCCTGTACCGGGACCCGAAGATCCTCCCGTGTCTGCACACCTTCTGCTCGGACTGCATCAGCCGGCTGGAGCCCTTCTCGGTGTGCGCGCGCGGTGGGAGCGGCGGGAGCGGTGGGAGCGGCGGGAGCGGCGACGCGGTGGACGGGCACCGCACTGGCGTCACGGTGCTCTGCCCCCACTGCGACTCCGAGGTGGACATCCCGCCGTCGGGGCCCGCGGGCCTGAGCACGGACCACCTGGCCCTGGACCAGGTGTTCCTGGAGGCCCTGCGGGCCGGAGGGCCTCTGGGCTGCGACCTGTGCGGCGAGGGCGGCGCGGAGAGCCGCTGCGACGTCTGCTGCGTCCACCTGTGCGCCTTCTGCTGCCAGGCGCACAG gcgTCAGAAGCGGACGGCGTGCCACTCCGTTCAGcgcctggaggagctgaagtCGTGCGGTCGCCTGCGGCGCCCGATCCTCTGCTCGCTGCACCCCGGCCaggagctccgcctcttctGCCCGCCGTGCGACCGGCCCGTCTGCCTGGAGTGCGCCGCCACGCTGCACCGCGACCACGGCGGCCGGCCGGCCCGCGACGCCGCGGAGCGCCACGGGGGGCGCATCCGGGACGTGGTGGCGGCGAGCCTGAGGCCTCGCATGGAGCGCCTGAAGGACGCACTGCTCCag GTGGACGTTTCCCAGGATGCTTTGCAGGCCCGCGTGGACGCGACGGCCAATGAGGTGAGGGCGTTCTCCCGGGCGTACGCCAGCGCTGTGGAGGCCCACTGCCGGTCTCTGCTGCAGCGCCTGGAGGAGTTGCGGGTGCAACGCCG taaccagctccacctgcagagggCGCAGTTGCAGCAGGCCCTGCTGGACGTGGGCGGCGGCGTGGAGTTCGCCGAGCGGCTGCTGAGCTGCGGCTCCGACGCCGAGATCCTCGCCGCCAAAGGAGTGACGCTGAGGAGGCTGACCGGCCTGCTGGAGGCGGGCTATGACCCCCGCCCGGCGGACGACGCCGGCGCCGGCATCAGCTTCGTGGCCGACGAGCCGGCCGGCGAGGTGGACGGATACCCGCTTGTCGGCGTGGTCAACGCCACGACGCTGGACCCCAGCAGGTGCACCATCGAAGGGGAAG GTCTacggcggtgcgttcagggccagCGGGGCCACTTCACCCTGGTGTGCCGGGACTCTGCCGGGGAGCGGGTGGAGCGCGGTGGCGAGCCCGTCCTGGTCTCTGTTGTCCACAAGGAGGCCAAGAACTG CGCGGTGGAGGCGGCGGTGCTGGCCCTCAGCGACGGGTCCTACAGAGTCTCGTACACGCCGGAGGAGCTGGGAGCGTATtcagtctgtgtctgtgtgggagCTCAGCACGTCAAg gGCTCTCCGTTCCTCCTCCATGTGACGAGGTCGTCGAGGCGTCATGGCGGAACGTTCCACTGCTGCTCCTTCTGCTCCAGTGGGGGGGCCAAGGAGGCTCGCTGCGGCTGCACAGGCACCATGCCAG GCGGGTTCAAAGGCTGTGGTCACAGTCACAGAGGTCACCCTGGGAAGCCTCACTGGTCGTGTTGCGGCAGCACGACGGAGCAGTCCGAGTGTCTACCGCCCAGCGTGCTGAGGGCCGTGTCTCCTCGAGGACACCTGAGGACCGTGGAgctgtga
- the vtcn1 gene encoding V-set domain-containing T-cell activation inhibitor 1 isoform X2 yields the protein MATLGQIVFCSMITLIIIFGAAIILILALSFSGQLSEVKSNDVTPVANLGDDQLLSCFQNSEVKPAQFTNMAVSWEKTGLTGSVYQYSAGAPTLLDQAPQFKGRTQLFPDALLAGNASLLLRSVRPSDAGEYTCSLSSSAGSGRVKIQLQTAAYSAPAFSLESGALVAVAPRWFPKPRVAWSDFFGTVLNGSTSFVESSVGVFKVVSALRPITVGETYTCRIQNDLVTGVSKATVTGSGVEAKTYFTFNAASSLLTSTHLSMMTSVLCIYYLT from the exons ATGGCGACCCTCGGGCAGATCGTCTTCTGCAG CATGATTACCCTCATCATCATATTCGGGGCGGCCATCATCCTCATCTTAGCCTTGTCCTTCTCAG GACAATtgtcggaggtgaagagcaACGACGTGACGCCCGTCGCCAACCTCGGAGACGACCAGCTCCTCAGCTGCTTCCAGAACTCGGAGGTCAAGCCGGCCCAGTTCACAAACATGGCGGTCTCCTGGGAGAAGACGGGCCTGACGGGCTCCGTGTACCAGTACAGCGCCGGAGCCCCGACCCTCCTGGACCAGGCCCCGCAGTTCAAAGGGCGGACGCAGCTGTTCCCCGACGCCCTGTTGGCGGGCAACGCCTCCCTGCTGCTGAGGAGCGTGAGGCCCAGCGACGCCGGCGAGTACACCTGCAGCCTGAGCTCCAGCGCGGGCAGCGGGCGGGTCAAGATCCAGCTCCAGACTGCag CCTACTCGGCCCCCGCATTTAGCCTCGAAAGCGGCGCCCTGGTGGCCGTGGCTCCCCGCTGGTTCCCCAAACCGCGCGTCGCGTGGTCGGACTTCTTCGGGACCGTCCTGAACGGGAGCACGAGCTTCGTGGAGAGCTCCGTGGGCGTTTTCAAGGTCGTCAGCGCGCTGCGGCCGATCACCGTGGGCGAAACGTACACCTGCAGGATCCAGAACGACCTGGTGACCGGCGTCTCGAAAGCCACCGTGACAG GTTCTGGTGTTGAAGCGAAAACATACTTCACCTTCAACGCTGCATCGTCCCTCCTGACATCAACACACCTGAGCATGATGACCAGTGTGCTCTGCATCTATTATCTCacctag
- the trim45 gene encoding tripartite motif-containing protein 45 isoform X2, which yields MSLREDAEESKLTSGQRTGAPVNRRAVCGGCNRLYRDPKILPCLHTFCSDCISRLEPFSVCARGGSGGSGGSGGSGDAVDGHRTGVTVLCPHCDSEVDIPPSGPAGLSTDHLALDQVFLEALRAGGPLGCDLCGEGGAESRCDVCCVHLCAFCCQAHRRQKRTACHSVQRLEELKSCGRLRRPILCSLHPGQELRLFCPPCDRPVCLECAATLHRDHGGRPARDAAERHGGRIRDVVAASLRPRMERLKDALLQVDVSQDALQARVDATANEVRAFSRAYASAVEAHCRSLLQRLEELRVQRRNQLHLQRAQLQQALLDVGGGVEFAERLLSCGSDAEILAAKGVTLRRLTGLLEAGYDPRPADDAGAGISFVADEPAGEVDGYPLVGVVNATTLDPSRCTIEGEGELQVYGGAFRASGATSPWCAGTLPGSGWSAVASPSWSLLSTRRPRTARWRRRCWPSATGPTESRTRRRSWERIQSVSVWELSTSRALRSSSM from the exons ATGTCTCTGAGAGAAGACGCGGAGGAGTCGAAGTTGACCTCGGGGCAGCGCACCGGGGCTCCGGTGAACCGGAGGGCGGTGTGCGGCGGCTGCAACCGCCTGTACCGGGACCCGAAGATCCTCCCGTGTCTGCACACCTTCTGCTCGGACTGCATCAGCCGGCTGGAGCCCTTCTCGGTGTGCGCGCGCGGTGGGAGCGGCGGGAGCGGTGGGAGCGGCGGGAGCGGCGACGCGGTGGACGGGCACCGCACTGGCGTCACGGTGCTCTGCCCCCACTGCGACTCCGAGGTGGACATCCCGCCGTCGGGGCCCGCGGGCCTGAGCACGGACCACCTGGCCCTGGACCAGGTGTTCCTGGAGGCCCTGCGGGCCGGAGGGCCTCTGGGCTGCGACCTGTGCGGCGAGGGCGGCGCGGAGAGCCGCTGCGACGTCTGCTGCGTCCACCTGTGCGCCTTCTGCTGCCAGGCGCACAG gcgTCAGAAGCGGACGGCGTGCCACTCCGTTCAGcgcctggaggagctgaagtCGTGCGGTCGCCTGCGGCGCCCGATCCTCTGCTCGCTGCACCCCGGCCaggagctccgcctcttctGCCCGCCGTGCGACCGGCCCGTCTGCCTGGAGTGCGCCGCCACGCTGCACCGCGACCACGGCGGCCGGCCGGCCCGCGACGCCGCGGAGCGCCACGGGGGGCGCATCCGGGACGTGGTGGCGGCGAGCCTGAGGCCTCGCATGGAGCGCCTGAAGGACGCACTGCTCCag GTGGACGTTTCCCAGGATGCTTTGCAGGCCCGCGTGGACGCGACGGCCAATGAGGTGAGGGCGTTCTCCCGGGCGTACGCCAGCGCTGTGGAGGCCCACTGCCGGTCTCTGCTGCAGCGCCTGGAGGAGTTGCGGGTGCAACGCCG taaccagctccacctgcagagggCGCAGTTGCAGCAGGCCCTGCTGGACGTGGGCGGCGGCGTGGAGTTCGCCGAGCGGCTGCTGAGCTGCGGCTCCGACGCCGAGATCCTCGCCGCCAAAGGAGTGACGCTGAGGAGGCTGACCGGCCTGCTGGAGGCGGGCTATGACCCCCGCCCGGCGGACGACGCCGGCGCCGGCATCAGCTTCGTGGCCGACGAGCCGGCCGGCGAGGTGGACGGATACCCGCTTGTCGGCGTGGTCAACGCCACGACGCTGGACCCCAGCAGGTGCACCATCGAAGGGGAAGGTGAGCTTCAG GTCTacggcggtgcgttcagggccagCGGGGCCACTTCACCCTGGTGTGCCGGGACTCTGCCGGGGAGCGGGTGGAGCGCGGTGGCGAGCCCGTCCTGGTCTCTGTTGTCCACAAGGAGGCCAAGAACTG CGCGGTGGAGGCGGCGGTGCTGGCCCTCAGCGACGGGTCCTACAGAGTCTCGTACACGCCGGAGGAGCTGGGAGCGTATtcagtctgtgtctgtgtgggagCTCAGCACGTCAAg gGCTCTCCGTTCCTCCTCCATGTGA